One Oryza glaberrima chromosome 11, OglaRS2, whole genome shotgun sequence genomic region harbors:
- the LOC127755241 gene encoding uncharacterized protein LOC127755241 — protein MGSGSLLKVLAKNFDVLAGPLVALAYPLYASVKAIETKSPVDDQQWLTYWVMYSLITLFELTFASIIQWLPFWPSMKLIFICWLVLPYFNGAAFVYQNYVRPMFVKHQMVNIWYVPQKKGLFGKSDDFLTALDKFIEENGPEALKKLANKAGKSSKQSGKSWKDSKSSKESKDSKSSKESKEPKPSKDSKQLKPPKVSKESKPLKDSKEDKKAVKEDKKAAAKDSKEQKKALKDSKELKKALKDSKEQGLQKDSDELKPKSNKRVTFAEVEPEKELKASNSDWHPTSEYHSVYPEHNSWSSSFMIFEDENSYWN, from the exons ATGGGGTCCGGATCTTTGCTCAAGGTTCTTGCCAAGAACTTCGATGTTCTTGCTGG GCCTTTGGTTGCACTAGCTTATCCGTT GTACGCTTCAGTTAAGGCAATAGAAACCAAATCCCCTGTGGATGATCAACAATGGCTCACATACTGGGTGATGTACTCATTAATAACACTGTTTGAGCTCACATTTGCATCAATTATTCAGTG GCTTCCTTTTTGGCCATCTATGAAATTGATCTTTATTTGCTGGCTTGTCTTGCCATACTTCAATGGTGCAGCCTTTGTGTACCAAAATTATGTGAGACCTATGTTTGTGAAGCACCAAATGGTTAACATTTGGTATGTCCCTCAGAAAAAGGGCCTTTTCGGTAAATCCGATGACTTCCTCACAGCACTTGATAAATTTATTGAAGAAAATGGACCTGAAGCTCTGAAGAAACTGGCTAACAAG GCTGGCAAATCATCTAAACAGTCTGGCAAATCATGGAAAGATTCAAAGTCATCAAAGGAGTCAAAAGATTCGAAGTCATCAAAGGAATCCAAAGAACCAAAACCATCGAAAGATTCAAAGCAACTGAAGCCACCAAAAGTTTCGAAAGAGTCGAAGCCATTGAAGGACTCGAAAGAAGACAAGAAGGCAGTGAAAGAAGATAAGAAGGCGGCTGCGAAAGATTCGAAAGAACAGAAGAAGGCACTGAAGGACTCGAAAGAACTAAAAAAGGCGTTGAAGGACTCGAAAGAACAGGGGTTGCAGAAGGATTCAGATGAACTTAAACCAAAGAGCAACAAGCGCGTGACGTTCGCCGAGGTGGAGCCCGAGAAGGAACTCAAGGCCTCCAACAGCGACTGGCATCCGACCTCCGAGTATCACAGCGTGTACCCGGAGCACAACTCATGGAGCAGCAGCTTCATGATCTTTGAGGATGAGAACAGTTACTGGAACTAG
- the LOC127754452 gene encoding probable tRNA-splicing endonuclease subunit Sen2: MDLPGPRWKKGKDGKDFSALAAANPMSVIVAELKASFISSKPVAVLSGPGGGAILGVEPEQAVILNRAAFGHTVEIAAAQKHWFQLSPEEVFYLCHVLNCIRVESHDKKQMSDKQLWNHFRSMSESFPEMYKAYSHLRLKNWVVRSGLQYGADFVSYRHHPALVHSEFAVVVVPEGAAFGNRCGRMEVWSDLLCALRASGSVAKTLLVLTISSGSCELSSPDCLEQLVVHERTITRWIPQQCREQRSEASRDEANREELISKKESVEFNLWGVILGFSVLSSLLVYKLKFRQ; the protein is encoded by the coding sequence ATGGATTTGCCAGGTCCAAGATGGAAGAAGGGCAAAGATGGCAAGGACTTCTCAGCACTAGCAGCAGCTAATCCCATGTCAGTCATTGTTGCTGAGCTCAAGGCCTCATTCATAAGCTCAAAGCCTGTGGCAGTTTTGTCAGGTCCAGGTGGCGGTGCCATTCTTGGAGTTGAGCCAGAGCAAGCCGTGATCCTAAACCGTGCTGCCTTTGGCCACACCGTCGAAATTGCTGCGGCACAGAAGCACTGGTTCCAACTTAGCCCTGAGGAGGTCTTCTACCTCTGCCATGTTCTGAACTGCATCAGGGTTGAGTCACACGACAAGAAGCAGATGAGTGATAAGCAACTGTGGAATCACTTCAGGTCCATGTCGGAGTCCTTTCCAGAGATGTACAAGGCTTACTCGCATCTGAGATTGAAGAACTGGGTGGTCAGATCAGGGTTGCAGTATGGTGCAGATTTTGTGTCTTACCGTCACCATCCAGCACTCGTTCACTCAGAATTTGCGGTGGTTGTGGTTCCAGAAGGCGCAGCGTTTGGCAATAGGTGTGGTCGTATGGAGGTGTGGTCTGATCTACTATGTGCTCTCCGGGCTTCTGGCAGTGTAGCCAAGACATTGCTTGTTCTGACCATCAGCAGCGGCAGTTGCGAACTGAGCTCCCCAGATTGCTTAGAACAGCTTGTTGTTCACGAGAGAACAATCACTAGATGGATACCGCAACAGTGCCGTGAACAGCGGTCTGAAGCAAGCAGAGATGAAGCCAATAGGGAAGAACTGATTAGCAAAAAGGAAAGTGTAGAGTTCAACCTCTGGGGTGTGATACTTGGCTTCAGTGTTCTATCTAGCTTGCTTGTATACAAGCTGAAATTCAGACAATGA